The stretch of DNA GGTTGTCGCTGATGAAGATCTCCTGTTTGTCGTTCACTACCACGCCATTCGGAAACTCGAGATGCTTCGAGCAGCCAAATTTCTGCAGTACGTTGCCGGTCTGGTCAAAAATGATGACGCGCATTACTTTGCACTCCACCACGACGATTCGTCCTTTGGAATCAACGGTGACGCCACGCGGGTGTTGCAGGATGTTGGCGCCGAATTTGCGTACGAATTGGCCGTACTGGTTGTAGATTTGTATCTGATGAGTAGGTGAGCGCTCGGTAACAATGATATCACCAGATGTTTTCACGACGGCTACTCGATTCGGATATAGCAATTGACCATCACGCTTACCGCATTCACCAAACTGGAACTTAAACCTGCCCTCTTTGTCGAAGATTTGAATGCGATGGTTATTTGTATCGGCGACAATGATGTCGTTCTGCGCGTTCACTGCAACGCCCGACGGCTCCGTGAATTGTCCCTCCATAACGCCGAATTCGCCGAACTTACAGTGATAGATCATCTTCTGCCGTTTTATCTGCGATTTAGGCGGGAATATCGCAGTGGCGGACATCAGTTTCGACGTTAGATCGAGGACGGATTCGCCGGGGGCAGCGTTCGCCGCCACAGCCACCGCTGACGGCATCGCGAAATGATCATTCGTCGTCACGACCGGGTAAGTGTCATTTCCACCGTTGCTCCATTTCTCATACGGATTGGCGTTCATGCCGTTCAGATTCACGTCGCTGATCGTCGTGGAAAACGGACCCAGACTGTTGGCCGAGCTGAAGCGTTTCGAGATCACGGTGCTGATAGTATCGATCGAGGACGGCGACGATGACGAGCCGCAGTTCATACTGGAAGAGATCAGGCCATTGCTGTAAGACTGGCGATCGAGAAGTAGACCACCCAGAGCACTCGCGCCGCTTCCCGGCCCGTTGCTGAtattgccgccgccgccgccgccgctgctgccGATGCCGTTGCTCGATAGCGCGGTGGGTCGCGCGATCGGCGGCTGCTTGCCGATCGAGCCGGTGCTGTTTTCGCTGTTACTGTTGCTACGCACATAACCGAATGTGTTCCTCACGCCGACCTGAATGGCCTGGTAATTGCTGACGAACTCGAGGTCCGCGGTCTGATTTGCTATGTCCGCGTTCGGTGAACAGGTGAGCAATGATTGCAATTTGGATTCAAGAATCTTCTTGACCATGAGAAAGTCGGTGATGGTGGTGACTTTGGTCACTCGTTCGACAAAGTCGCAGGTCTGCATTATCTTGTCCGCTGACTCGGTGGCTCGCTGTCCGAGCACGCTCAGGGA from Linepithema humile isolate Giens D197 chromosome 2, Lhum_UNIL_v1.0, whole genome shotgun sequence encodes:
- the brat gene encoding brain tumor protein, giving the protein MASPTPSLESRANSLGSPVSLSPVTVSGSSPPASDSAICDVDSCDLCLDAPKPGEDPCPRCRLGSTSGTGGRTRCTGCKSTAEAGAVARCYDCENFLCPNCVMAHQFMHCFEGHRVLNLGDSKLETVGTGGGGGGGGGGGGGGGSTTITATTELSKNACNGSSGGGSGGNNLVINGGGNTNTGGNGEKVHFCSRHKQEILKYFCRTCTVPICKECTLTEHTAPLHECVHISEAGTQQLEALSRTIQECRAKAADARATVKAAEHSAAVLQVQYHKAQNEINDTFQFYRSMLDERKQELLKELESVFSSKQISLSVLGQRATESADKIMQTCDFVERVTKVTTITDFLMVKKILESKLQSLLTCSPNADIANQTADLEFVSNYQAIQVGVRNTFGYVRSNSNSENSTGSIGKQPPIARPTALSSNGIGSSGGGGGGNISNGPGSGASALGGLLLDRQSYSNGLISSSMNCGSSSSPSSIDTISTVISKRFSSANSLGPFSTTISDVNLNGMNANPYEKWSNGGNDTYPVVTTNDHFAMPSAVAVAANAAPGESVLDLTSKLMSATAIFPPKSQIKRQKMIYHCKFGEFGVMEGQFTEPSGVAVNAQNDIIVADTNNHRIQIFDKEGRFKFQFGECGKRDGQLLYPNRVAVVKTSGDIIVTERSPTHQIQIYNQYGQFVRKFGANILQHPRGVTVDSKGRIVVVECKVMRVIIFDQTGNVLQKFGCSKHLEFPNGVVVNDKQEIFISDNRAHCVKVFNYEGAYLRQIGGEGITNYPIGVGINTHGEILIADNHNNFNLTIFTQEGQLVSALESKVKHAQCFDVALMDDGSVVLASKDYRLYIYRYVQVPPIGM